The Roseofilum reptotaenium CS-1145 genome has a window encoding:
- a CDS encoding class I SAM-dependent methyltransferase: protein MDYHQFLEQLPSLYENWGTHSIHPTSNRFYEVGQYLRGMTTTNVMQLLNFAVYCMEPDEIYCEIGSYQGATLIGALLDAPDRMAYAVDNFSEFDPEGKNQPALQENLERFGLESQVCFCCQDFEDFFADLREVETENKIGVYLYDGAHDYRSQLMGLFLVRPFLAPKAILIVDDANEKEVQQANLDFVTLNPECSLLLELLTPGNGYPTFWNGIQILSWDSQS from the coding sequence ATGGATTATCATCAGTTCCTAGAGCAACTCCCCTCCCTCTATGAAAATTGGGGAACCCACTCTATTCATCCTACATCTAACCGGTTTTATGAAGTTGGACAGTATCTGCGAGGTATGACAACCACCAATGTCATGCAGTTATTGAATTTTGCAGTATATTGTATGGAACCCGATGAAATTTACTGTGAAATTGGAAGTTATCAAGGAGCAACCCTTATTGGTGCGCTTCTAGATGCTCCAGATCGAATGGCCTATGCAGTCGATAATTTTTCTGAATTTGATCCAGAAGGTAAAAATCAACCCGCACTACAAGAGAATTTAGAACGATTTGGTTTAGAGAGTCAAGTGTGTTTCTGCTGCCAAGACTTTGAAGATTTTTTTGCCGATCTCAGAGAAGTAGAAACCGAAAACAAAATCGGTGTTTATCTTTATGATGGAGCGCATGACTATCGTTCCCAACTCATGGGCTTATTCCTTGTCCGTCCCTTTCTAGCTCCTAAAGCGATTCTGATTGTAGATGATGCGAATGAAAAAGAAGTTCAGCAAGCGAATTTAGATTTCGTTACTCTTAACCCTGAATGTAGTTTATTACTGGAATTACTGACTCCGGGCAATGGATATCCTACATTTTGGAATGGGATTCAGATTCTTAGTTGGGATAGTCAATCTTAA
- a CDS encoding carbohydrate ABC transporter permease — MDATRLKRLTPYLFLLPALLILSLTVFWPALQAIYLSLFNYDLISQQTQWMGLKNFQRLGSDRLFWQTLRNTLLYLLCVVPLLVILPLGLAILVNQKIKGISGFRAAFYTPVIISMVVAGIAWRWLYAENGLFNQALSSFNLPTIPWLTSPQWAIYSVMVVTIWKGLGYYMVIYLAGLQSIPQELYEAAAIDGSDGIIKHWDITLPLMKPYLFLVAVISAISATKVFEEVYIMTQGGPRNSSKTLVYYVYEQAFQKLEMSYACTIGLVLFLAIMGLSIVNLRLKQIS, encoded by the coding sequence ATGGATGCAACACGGCTGAAGAGATTAACTCCCTATTTGTTTTTGCTGCCTGCCCTACTGATTTTAAGCTTAACCGTATTTTGGCCCGCTTTGCAAGCCATTTACCTGAGTTTATTTAACTATGATTTAATCAGCCAACAAACTCAATGGATGGGTTTAAAAAACTTCCAGCGATTAGGCAGCGATCGCCTCTTTTGGCAAACGCTTAGAAATACGCTCCTATATCTGCTCTGTGTTGTCCCTTTACTGGTCATCCTTCCCCTAGGATTGGCCATTTTAGTCAATCAAAAAATCAAGGGTATCAGTGGATTTAGAGCCGCCTTCTATACCCCCGTAATTATTTCTATGGTCGTTGCGGGAATTGCCTGGCGATGGCTCTATGCGGAAAATGGCTTATTTAACCAAGCCTTAAGTTCTTTTAATCTACCCACGATTCCCTGGTTAACCAGTCCCCAATGGGCAATTTATAGTGTCATGGTCGTCACCATTTGGAAAGGACTGGGCTATTATATGGTCATCTATTTAGCTGGTCTACAAAGTATCCCCCAAGAACTCTACGAAGCTGCTGCCATTGATGGTTCAGATGGCATCATCAAGCATTGGGATATTACCTTACCATTGATGAAACCCTATTTATTTTTAGTCGCCGTTATCTCCGCCATTTCAGCCACTAAAGTTTTTGAAGAAGTGTATATCATGACCCAAGGAGGACCGAGAAACAGCTCTAAAACTTTGGTTTATTATGTTTATGAACAAGCCTTTCAGAAGTTGGAAATGAGCTATGCTTGTACAATTGGGCTAGTCTTGTTTTTAGCGATTATGGGATTGTCTATTGTAAATTTAAGATTAAAACAAATTTCATAA
- a CDS encoding metal-sensitive transcriptional regulator → MTDSPSPNPSESLLHHHHPHEANSLHPHVHSEESLRQIVNQLSRIEGHVRGIKGMVQQSTPCPDVLIQLAAVRGAIDRVSRIILDEHLTECIGRAAREGNIEEELDQLKAALDRFLPLAKKKSKSKKEG, encoded by the coding sequence ATGACCGACTCCCCATCTCCTAATCCTTCTGAATCTTTACTCCATCATCACCATCCCCATGAAGCCAATTCTTTGCACCCCCACGTTCATAGTGAAGAATCCCTACGACAAATTGTCAATCAACTCTCGCGGATTGAGGGCCATGTGAGGGGAATTAAGGGTATGGTACAACAAAGTACCCCCTGTCCTGATGTGCTAATTCAGCTTGCAGCAGTCCGGGGGGCGATCGATCGGGTGTCTCGCATTATTTTAGATGAACATTTGACCGAATGCATTGGTCGAGCGGCTCGTGAGGGGAATATTGAGGAAGAACTGGATCAACTTAAGGCTGCTCTAGACCGATTTTTGCCGTTGGCGAAGAAGAAGTCGAAGTCCAAGAAAGAGGGCTAG
- the aroQ gene encoding type II 3-dehydroquinate dehydratase, with amino-acid sequence MLNVLVLHGPNLNLLGLREPGIYGATTLAEINQQLKEDGKTLQVEVTTLQSNHEGELVDAIHQAVDRYQGIVINAGAYTHTSVALRDAIAAVSIPTVEVHLSNIYRREPFRHHSYLAPVVVGQISGFGPESYRLGLKALVSHLQPKANNP; translated from the coding sequence TTGTTGAACGTTTTGGTATTGCACGGCCCTAACCTCAATTTATTGGGGCTGCGAGAACCAGGAATTTATGGTGCGACCACTCTAGCTGAGATTAATCAACAATTGAAAGAGGATGGCAAAACCCTTCAAGTGGAGGTAACCACCCTTCAATCCAATCATGAGGGAGAGTTAGTCGATGCCATCCATCAGGCAGTAGATCGCTATCAAGGCATTGTAATCAATGCGGGAGCTTATACTCATACCAGTGTAGCTCTGCGAGATGCGATCGCTGCCGTTTCCATTCCTACCGTCGAGGTTCACCTCAGCAACATTTACCGTCGCGAACCCTTCCGCCACCACTCCTATTTAGCACCAGTGGTTGTTGGGCAAATTAGCGGTTTCGGTCCAGAAAGCTACCGTTTAGGGTTAAAAGCCCTAGTCTCTCATCTTCAGCCAAAAGCCAATAACCCATAG
- a CDS encoding competence/damage-inducible protein A translates to MTAEIICVGTELLLGDILNRNAQFLAQELAQLGIPHYYQTVVGDNVERLKKAIATALDRQSEIILFTGGLGPTPDDLTCETIASFFETHLVERPEVIADIEAKYAQRGRTMNPSNRKQALTPEGAMILPNPSGTAPGIIWHPRPHLTLMTFPGVPSEMHRMWKETAVPYLKQQGWGETMIYSRTLKFWGIGESALVEKIPEVFEYKNPTVAPYAGKGLVKLRISTCAASELEAQGLINPVEDHIRAIAGEYCFGVDDQTLADVVGKLLLESGQTLAVAESCTGGGLGAAITAVQGSSAYFRGGVIAYDNQVKIGLLGVNPDDLEAYGAVSDRIAEQMATGIQQKLNTDWALSITGIAGPGGGTTEKPVGLVYIGLASPNGEVTHYRQQLASILDRSTLRDFSQSWALDRLRQHLHKS, encoded by the coding sequence ATGACAGCCGAAATTATTTGTGTGGGCACAGAGTTACTTCTGGGAGATATTCTCAATCGTAATGCCCAGTTTTTAGCTCAAGAGTTGGCGCAGTTGGGGATTCCCCATTACTATCAAACCGTGGTGGGGGATAATGTAGAGCGTCTGAAAAAGGCGATCGCCACCGCCCTCGATCGACAGTCCGAAATTATACTATTTACGGGAGGACTCGGCCCCACACCCGATGACCTCACCTGTGAAACTATTGCCTCCTTCTTTGAAACCCACTTAGTTGAGCGCCCAGAAGTCATCGCCGATATTGAAGCCAAATATGCGCAACGGGGACGCACCATGAACCCCAGTAACCGCAAACAGGCGCTCACCCCCGAAGGAGCCATGATTTTGCCTAACCCCAGTGGCACTGCTCCGGGAATTATCTGGCATCCGCGTCCTCATTTAACCCTGATGACGTTTCCTGGAGTGCCCAGTGAAATGCATCGCATGTGGAAAGAAACAGCCGTTCCTTATCTCAAACAGCAGGGATGGGGCGAAACTATGATTTATAGCCGTACCCTCAAGTTTTGGGGCATTGGGGAATCGGCTTTAGTGGAAAAAATACCCGAAGTCTTTGAGTATAAAAATCCGACAGTAGCGCCCTATGCAGGCAAAGGGTTGGTGAAGTTGCGAATTTCCACTTGTGCCGCATCTGAACTAGAAGCACAAGGGCTGATTAATCCTGTAGAAGACCATATTCGAGCCATAGCCGGAGAATACTGCTTTGGCGTAGATGACCAAACCTTAGCAGATGTCGTCGGCAAGTTATTGTTAGAGTCTGGACAAACCTTAGCCGTCGCCGAATCTTGTACTGGGGGCGGTTTAGGGGCAGCAATTACGGCTGTACAGGGCAGTTCTGCCTACTTTAGGGGGGGAGTCATCGCCTATGATAATCAGGTCAAGATCGGCTTATTAGGGGTCAATCCGGATGATTTAGAAGCCTATGGTGCAGTGAGCGATCGCATCGCCGAACAAATGGCCACAGGTATTCAACAGAAATTAAACACTGATTGGGCCCTTAGTATCACAGGCATTGCCGGCCCCGGTGGAGGCACAACAGAAAAACCCGTCGGCTTAGTTTACATCGGATTAGCGTCACCCAATGGAGAAGTAACCCATTATCGCCAGCAGTTAGCCAGTATACTAGATCGCTCTACCCTACGGGATTTTAGCCAATCTTGGGCCTTAGATCGGCTGCGGCAACACTTGCATAAATCTTAA
- a CDS encoding argininosuccinate synthase, translating to MGRAKKVVLAYSGGVDTSVCIPYLMNEWGVEEVITLAADLGQGDELEPIRKKALDSGASVSLVADVTETFVKEYGFPAIQANALYENRYPLSTALARPLIAKLLVEAAQEYGADAIAHGCTGKGNDQVRFDVAIGALNPSLKILAPAREWGFSREQTIEYGEKYGIPAPVTKKSPYSIDRNLLGMAIEAGVLEDPYAEPPEEVYQMTKAISDTPNEPEYVEIGFEKGLPVSLNGQAIDPVALVTQLNQITGNHGIGRIDMIENRLVGIKSREIYETPALLVLIQAHRDLESLTLTADVTQYKRGIEQTYSQLVYNGLWFSPLKGALDGFIANTQERVTGTVRVKLFKGSATVVGRKSDQSLYSLDWATYGEEDVFDHKAAEGFIYIWGLPTRLWSQQT from the coding sequence ATGGGTCGTGCCAAAAAAGTTGTCTTAGCCTATTCTGGAGGTGTAGATACCTCCGTTTGTATTCCCTACCTGATGAATGAATGGGGAGTGGAAGAAGTGATTACGTTGGCGGCGGATCTGGGTCAGGGGGATGAGTTGGAACCCATCCGCAAGAAAGCGCTTGATTCTGGAGCCAGTGTATCCTTGGTGGCTGATGTGACGGAAACCTTTGTGAAAGAGTATGGGTTTCCCGCCATTCAAGCCAATGCGTTGTATGAAAATCGCTATCCTTTATCGACGGCTTTAGCCCGGCCGTTGATTGCTAAACTGTTGGTGGAAGCAGCTCAGGAATATGGGGCAGATGCGATCGCCCACGGATGTACTGGTAAAGGGAATGATCAAGTGCGCTTTGACGTTGCGATTGGCGCACTCAACCCCAGTCTGAAAATCCTGGCTCCTGCACGGGAATGGGGCTTTTCCCGCGAACAAACCATTGAATACGGGGAAAAATACGGCATTCCTGCGCCCGTTACAAAGAAATCTCCCTATAGTATTGACCGTAACTTATTAGGAATGGCGATCGAAGCCGGCGTTCTGGAAGACCCCTATGCAGAGCCTCCAGAAGAAGTTTATCAGATGACCAAGGCGATCTCCGATACGCCCAATGAACCGGAATATGTTGAGATTGGGTTTGAAAAGGGTCTACCCGTTTCCCTTAATGGTCAGGCGATCGATCCAGTGGCTTTAGTTACCCAACTCAATCAAATAACCGGAAACCACGGTATCGGTCGCATTGATATGATTGAAAACCGTCTCGTGGGGATTAAATCCAGGGAAATTTATGAAACCCCAGCTCTCTTAGTCCTCATCCAAGCACACCGGGATTTAGAAAGCTTAACTCTCACTGCTGATGTGACCCAATATAAGCGGGGAATTGAGCAAACCTACAGTCAATTAGTTTATAACGGACTCTGGTTCTCTCCTTTGAAGGGGGCGTTAGATGGTTTTATCGCCAATACTCAAGAGCGAGTCACGGGTACAGTACGAGTAAAACTGTTCAAAGGTTCAGCCACGGTTGTCGGCCGCAAATCTGACCAGAGTCTCTATAGTCTAGACTGGGCTACGTACGGCGAAGAAGACGTATTTGACCATAAAGCGGCTGAAGGCTTCATCTATATTTGGGGACTCCCCACCCGGTTGTGGTCTCAGCAAACCTAG